A stretch of the Synergistaceae bacterium genome encodes the following:
- the dut gene encoding dUTP diphosphatase, with amino-acid sequence MEHEITVKILRTAQTIKIPEYATPGSAGLDLCSMRYCIIKPNEMALIPTGIKLAIPEGYEAQIRPRSGLALNHRIIIPNSPGTIDSDYRGEIKVLLLNMGEEPFTLSFGDRIAQMVFTPVAHAKFEDVKKLDETSRGSGGFGSTGIN; translated from the coding sequence ATGGAGCATGAAATAACCGTAAAAATTTTACGCACTGCACAGACTATCAAGATCCCCGAATATGCGACTCCCGGGTCGGCCGGGCTTGATTTATGTTCGATGAGGTATTGCATTATAAAGCCTAACGAGATGGCATTAATTCCGACTGGGATAAAATTAGCTATTCCTGAAGGTTACGAGGCACAAATCAGGCCAAGAAGCGGGCTGGCACTCAATCACAGAATAATAATTCCGAACAGTCCGGGGACGATTGACTCGGATTATCGGGGCGAGATAAAAGTTTTGCTGCTTAACATGGGAGAAGAGCCTTTCACTCTTTCATTCGGTGATAGAATTGCACAAATGGTATTTACTCCGGTGGCACATGCAAAATTTGAAGATGTCAAGAAACTTGATGAGACTTCCCGGGGGTCGGGAGGTTTCGGAAGCACAGGAATAAATTAA
- a CDS encoding DUF2624 family protein, translated as MNFTKEQITKAISCKSVDELLKLAKSEGVELTREQAETYFAKLSKSELTAEELAKVAGGGVGMGLQLAGLQNPQSLDNLGNNNNSRCKCDNYIPFDPE; from the coding sequence ATGAATTTCACAAAGGAACAAATCACAAAAGCAATATCATGCAAAAGTGTCGACGAGTTATTAAAGCTCGCTAAGTCAGAGGGCGTAGAACTCACGCGTGAACAGGCAGAAACTTATTTTGCCAAGTTAAGCAAGAGCGAATTAACAGCTGAAGAACTCGCAAAAGTTGCAGGCGGCGGGGTAGGTATGGGGTTGCAATTGGCAGGACTTCAGAATCCTCAAAGTCTTGATAATTTGGGAAATAATAATAACTCACGGTGTAAATGCGATAATTACATACCGTTTGATCCGGAGTAA